The nucleotide sequence AGGGATCGCCCTTGATCACCACCAGATCCGCCTGCTTGCCCGGCTCGATGGTGCCGATACGCTCCAGTTCGCCCAGCAGTTCCGCGCCGTTGCGAGTAGCGATGCGGATGGCTTCGACCGGCGTGAAGCCCGCCTCCACCAGCAGTTCGACGCCGCGCTGGTCGCCGAAGCCGGCTACCACGCCGCCGTAGCCGGTGGGATCGAGCCCCGTGACCAGCAGTCCGCCGGCGGCCGCGAAGGCGCGCTCAAATTCCATCTCCTTCTTGAACGCGGCCGGCCAGGGCGACGCGGCGTCCTCGCCGATGCGCGCCCGCGTGGCCAGATAACTCACCCGCGCGTCGGCGGTCATGGCGTCCAGCACGCGCTGCTGGAGCGGTGGGCGGTTGGCCACGAAGGTCTCAAAGACCGGCAGCGTGGAGGTCAGCGCGACCTTCTTCTGCACCAGCTCGCGGATGGTTTGCTGCACGGGCTCGCCGGCGATATCGAGCTTGGCCAGCAGCTCGACGTTGGCGCGCCGTTGCGGAGGACATGCGTCCGGCTTTTTGTCCGGCAGGTACTCGGTGTTCTCCGAGAGTCCGTGCTCCAGGTCGTCGATGCCGAGCGCGGCCGCTTCGCGGAAGGTCACCGCACACAGGTGGCCGGTAACCTTCAGCCCGCGCTTGTGCGCCGTTTCGATGGCCGCACCCAGCTCCGCCCGCGTGATGTTCATGTAGGCTTTGAACCAGGTAACGCCCTGGTCGGCCCAGAACTCCACCGTCTTGCGCGCGTCTTCGGGGCCGTTCAATTGGTGCATCTGCGGCGTGAATGCGCCCTTGCCCTCCAGGTACGGCCCGGTGATGTGCATCTTGGGTCCGGCCATCTTGCCTGCATCGATCAGCTTCTTGACTTCGAGATCCGTGTAGGGCTCAACGCTGCCGGTGGTGCGGATGGTGGTGACGCCGCCCGCCAGGTACAGTCGCGGAAAGCTGAACACATGCGGCGGATAGGTCCGCGGGTTTCCCGCTCCCGGCGCGGGGTAATAAAGGTGATTGTGCATTCCCACCAGGCCGGGGATCACCGTGGATCCGCCGAGTTCCAGCCGTTCGGCGCCTTCGGGAACCGGCGTGGTGGCGCTCGGGCCCACGGCCTCGATCCTGCCGCCGCGGATGACGATGGTCTGCTCTTCGCGGGCTGCCGTGCCGGTGCCGTCAATGACGCGCACCTTCGTGAGTGCCACGACCGGCGCATCCACTTTGACGAAGGCCTTGACCTCGGGCGAAAGCGGCGACTGACTCCAGGCGGGTATGAGCAGGAGCATCGCAACCAAGGCCGCTGCCAGAAGTTGCTTCACGAGGATATAAGAATCCGTGTTCATCCGTGGCAATCCGTGGCTGATCATTTTCTCTTCCACCGTACGCCGTCCTTGGTGTCTTCCAGGATGATGCCGGCATCGGCCAGTTGCTTGCGGAGGGCGTCCGCCTTGGCAAAATCGCGCATGCGGCGCGCGTTCTGCCGGTGCGCCACCAGGGCCTCGACCTGTGCGTCCGTGAGTGCCTCCACCGCCGGCGCTGTTTCCCGCAGCAAGCCCTCGGCGCGTGCCCACTCTTCCACGCGGCGGATCTTCTCTGCATCGTCGTCGGTGAGCACGGCGAAGATCTCGTCGAACTTGCCGAGCGCCGCCAGCAGCTCGGGCGCATCCTGCTGCTTCAGCTCGCCACGGTCGGCGGCGGCGTTGGCCTCGCGCACCAGGTCGAAGATGGCCGCCAGCGCCTGCGCGGTGTTCAGGTCGTCTTCCAGGCCGGCGCGCATCTTCTCGATTGTCTGCCGCGCCAGTCCGTGCATCGCTGCGTTCGATCCTTCCGGCCAGCGCTCGCGCTCCAGGCGCTCCTTGAACGTACGCAGACGCTCCACGGAGTGCGCCGCCTGCTTCAGCCCGTCGAAAGTGAAGTTGAGCTGCTTGCGGTAGGGCACCGAAGCCAGCAGATACCGCAGCGCCGACGGCCGGTGTCCCTTCAGTACCAGGTCGCGCAGAGTGAAGAAGTTGCCCAGGCTCTTGGACATCTTCTCGCCTTCCACCAGCAGGAACCGGGCGTGCAGCCAGATGTGCGCAAAGGGCTTGCCGGTCTTGGCTTCCGACTGCGCGATTTCGTTCTCATGGTGCGGGAAGATGAGGTCCTCGCCGCCCAGGTGGATGTCGAAGCTCTCGCCCAGGTACTTCATCGCCATCACCGAGCACTCGATGTGCCAGCCCGGCCGCCCCGGGCCGATGGCCGTGTCCCAGGAGGCCTCGCCCGGCTTGGGCGATTTCCACAGCGCGAAGTCGCGCGCGTTATCTTTCTCATAGCGGTCCACGTCCACGCGCGCCCCGTTTTCGATGCCGGCGAAATCCTTCTTCGAGAGCTTGCCGTACTCGGGGAACCTCGCGATGCGGAAGTAGTAGGAGCCGTCCTCAGTGCGGTAGGCGAAGCCCTTCCGTTCCAGCTCGCGGATGAACGCCGCCATGTCGGCAATGTGATCGGTGGCGCGCACCACGATCTCCGGACGCTCCAGGTTCAGCGTCTGCATGTCCTCAAAGAACGCGTGCTCGTACTTCTGCGTGTATTGCGCGACGGTCACGCCGCGGTTGGCCGCGTTCTGGATGATCTTGTCGTCCACGTCGGTGACGTTCATGACGTGGGTGAGCTTGTAGCCGCTCTGCCGCAGGAAACGCCGCAGCACGTCCATGAACACGAACGTGCGGAAGTTGCCGATGTGGGCGTAGTCGTACACGGTGGGGCCGCAAGCGTACATGCGCACGTGCCCGGGTTCCAGGGGCTGAAGCTCTTCTTCGCGGCCGCTGAGCGTGTTGAACAGGCGCATCGCCATGGGGGATGTGGATGCCGCAGGCAGAATCTTCGATTCTAGGGGCAGGCTCGAAAAGCGGTCAAACAGTGCATGGTTGCTCCTTCGCCTACGACGGCTCGGGCAACCGCACTTCTTCCACCGACGCCCTGGGCCGCGTCACCAGCTTCACCTACGACGCCTGGGGCAACGTGCTCTCCAAATCCCAGGTCGTCAACGGCCAGACACTCACCTGGAGCTACACCTACAACGGCTTCGGCCAGGTGTTGACGGCCACGGATCCCCTGGGGAACACGACGACGAACACCTACGACGTCAAGGGCAACTTGCTTTCGACCACCACGCCTTCGCCGGATGGCTCTGCGCCTGGCTCGACCACCAGCTTCCTCTATGACGCGCTCGGCCAGCTCACCCGCGTGACCGATCCGCTCGGCCACCAGACCAACATCACCTACACCACCGCCGGGCTCATCGCGACCGTCACCGACGCTAACGACCAGGTCACCAGCTTCGAGTACGATGCCCGCGGCAACCGCACCGCCGTCGTCGACGCCCTCTCCAACCGCACCACCTTCACCTACGA is from Terriglobales bacterium and encodes:
- the cysS gene encoding cysteine--tRNA ligase, which gives rise to MAMRLFNTLSGREEELQPLEPGHVRMYACGPTVYDYAHIGNFRTFVFMDVLRRFLRQSGYKLTHVMNVTDVDDKIIQNAANRGVTVAQYTQKYEHAFFEDMQTLNLERPEIVVRATDHIADMAAFIRELERKGFAYRTEDGSYYFRIARFPEYGKLSKKDFAGIENGARVDVDRYEKDNARDFALWKSPKPGEASWDTAIGPGRPGWHIECSVMAMKYLGESFDIHLGGEDLIFPHHENEIAQSEAKTGKPFAHIWLHARFLLVEGEKMSKSLGNFFTLRDLVLKGHRPSALRYLLASVPYRKQLNFTFDGLKQAAHSVERLRTFKERLERERWPEGSNAAMHGLARQTIEKMRAGLEDDLNTAQALAAIFDLVREANAAADRGELKQQDAPELLAALGKFDEIFAVLTDDDAEKIRRVEEWARAEGLLRETAPAVEALTDAQVEALVAHRQNARRMRDFAKADALRKQLADAGIILEDTKDGVRWKRK
- a CDS encoding amidohydrolase family protein, which translates into the protein MKQLLAAALVAMLLLIPAWSQSPLSPEVKAFVKVDAPVVALTKVRVIDGTGTAAREEQTIVIRGGRIEAVGPSATTPVPEGAERLELGGSTVIPGLVGMHNHLYYPAPGAGNPRTYPPHVFSFPRLYLAGGVTTIRTTGSVEPYTDLEVKKLIDAGKMAGPKMHITGPYLEGKGAFTPQMHQLNGPEDARKTVEFWADQGVTWFKAYMNITRAELGAAIETAHKRGLKVTGHLCAVTFREAAALGIDDLEHGLSENTEYLPDKKPDACPPQRRANVELLAKLDIAGEPVQQTIRELVQKKVALTSTLPVFETFVANRPPLQQRVLDAMTADARVSYLATRARIGEDAASPWPAAFKKEMEFERAFAAAGGLLVTGLDPTGYGGVVAGFGDQRGVELLVEAGFTPVEAIRIATRNGAELLGELERIGTIEPGKQADLVVIKGDPSKNIADIEKVEIVFKDGVGYDPAKLVDSVKGSVGTR